One segment of Alligator mississippiensis isolate rAllMis1 chromosome 13, rAllMis1, whole genome shotgun sequence DNA contains the following:
- the BRAT1 gene encoding BRCA1-associated ATM activator 1: MDGECARLLPPVCAVLADARQLVSDDTCLEKLLDWFKALTEAESSLLLLQENPCLTELVTCVLKLEDPSPSIVSFILRLTGIFAASESCFQHLQQGEFLSSLFGEEGPINSSLWEDASVRSGWVEGVRSMVRHQSTIQFLCSSGAIDVIFTLQGDPSLFVASAVNRLLVHILTFSLQSETTSPLSMKDCSWPMCAQMIMAHIEKSLKSSSVSRIKQALKLLTSVFGCCHDQWTEILWSRIAEPIESLLKEEPVQTGHSLVDLFLSMARSPVFGCPECSLWTSVTHALKFLNPAQAGPLALGVLKRQECPQAVRIQALNVLLQPMDCVLRSASQPVECPGFLGESVKDSAVVENLLSSKPSCAALLCQTLAHLEELLCMASLPVDVPHIPLLQSVMITLQFCNGLATPVSCLGSRMSRILIGCFRVQRSALDLLGALSQWASAVAFKESVFDILLKYLEGPDSSPTVLKKSFQATFKWILCLCDPPSFSSHWQQTEQVLQRLFLALQKRMCSPCWEVRDSALEFLTLLVKHLREQDGFRQVLFSSEVPGLTEDLLRDPESYVRASAVAAMGQLSFITHLVSNIPAPDDGNNKEEDIVTELHEILSTDSEGFPRRAVIRVFTDWLREGHAEVLKDTEQFVSRAIQAVNGDLDWEVKVSGLELAQVFSAQTLSQLGLAGCPYSADLSSATRSARLNESLQIFQRVKLFEFLFGALCDCDRPVAQKACEILLALKAQLCDDSPTDRLGPGGLPAEVHSLAQLETTVRTWMSQAQTNPSGDGNGVSSQEPHSVLLVLGTVDLEGLRAALDKSSDHIEKSPQSLLQDILATVGTLEENEADCY; encoded by the exons ATGGACGGGGAGTGCGCCCGGCTCCTGCCCCCCGTCTGCGCCGTTCTGGCCGACGCCAGGCAACTCGTCTCCGACGACACCTGTTTAGAGAAGTTGCTGGACTGGTTTAAGGCACTGACGGAAGCAG AATCCAGCCTGCTGCTCTTACAGGAGAATCCATGCTTGACAGAGCTTGTCACCTGTGTGCTAAAATTGGAAGACCCAAGTCCCAGCATTGTCTCCTTTATTCTGAGATTAACAGGGATTTTTGCAGCCTCCGAAAGCTGCTTCCAGCACTTGCAG CAGGGGGAGTTCTTGTCCAGTCTCTTTGGAGAAGAGGGGCCTATCAACAGTTCACTGTGGGAAGATGCCTCTGTGCGGAGCGGCTGGGTCGAAGGTGTGCGTAGCATGGTGCGGCACCAGAGCACCATCCAGTTCCTGTGCAGCAGTG GAGCCATTGATGTGATCTTCAcgctgcagggagaccccagccTGTTTGTGGCTTCAGCTGTCAATCGGCTCCTAGTGCATATTCTCACTTTCTCTCTGCAGTCCGAAACAACTAGCCCTCTCAGCATGAAGGACTGCAGTTGGCCAATGTGTGCCCAAATGATAATGGCACACATTGAAAAGTCTCTTAAATCCAGCTCCGTCTCTCGTATCAAGCAAGCCTTGAAGCTGCTAACTAGTGTGTTTGGATGCTGTCATGACCAATGGACTGAAATTCTTTGGTCACGGATAGCAGAGCCAATTGAATCTCTCCTGAAGGAAGAGCCAGTCCAAACAGGACATTCGCTAGTGGACCTGTTCCTTAGCATGGCAAG GTCTCCTGTGTTTGGCTGTCCTGAGTGCAGCCTGTGGACATCAGTGACACATGCACTGAAGTTCTTAAACCCAGCACAAGCTGGTCCTCTGGCTTTGGGAGTTCTGAAGCGCCAAGAATG CCCACAGGCCGTAAGGATCCAGGCCCTGAATGTCCTGCTTCAGCCAATGGACTGTGTTTTGAGATCAGCCTCCCAACCTGTGGAATGCCCAG GTTTCCTGGGTGAGTCTGTAAAGGATTCTGCTGTTGTTGAGAATCTTCTGTCCTCCAAGCCATCTTGTGCTGCTCTCCTGTGTCAGACTTTAGCTCATCTGGAGGAGCTGCTGTGCATG GCTAGTTTGCCAGTGGATGTGCCCCATATACCTCTGCTGCAATCTGTCATGATAACATTACAATTCTGTAATGGCCTTGCAACTCCAGTCTCCTGTCTGGGAAGTAGGATGAGCAGAATCCTGATTGGTTGCTTCAGAGTTCAGAGGTCAGCGCTTGACCTTCTGGGAGCTCTGTCTCAGTGGGCAA GTGCTGTTGCATTCAAGGAAAGTGTATTTGATATCCTTCTTAAATACCTGGAGGGTCCAGATAGCAGTCCTACC GTTCTGAAAAAATCATTTCAAGCTACATTCAAATGGATTTTGTGCTTATGTGACCCTCCCAGCTTCAGCAGTCACTGGCAGCAGACTGAGCAGGTTCTTCAAC GTCTGTTCCTGGCACTGCAGAAGCGGATGTGCAGCCCTTGCTGGGAAGTCCGGGACTCTGCCCTGGAGTTTCTCACCCTCCTAGTTAAACACTTGAGAG AGCAGGATGGGTTCAGGCAAGTTCTCTTCTCTTCGGAGGTGCCAGGACTTACAGAGGATCTTCTTCGAGACCCAGAGAGTTACGTGCGAGCAAGtgctgtggctgccatggggcagCTTTCCTTCATCACTCACCTTGTCTCAAACATACCTGCCCCAGATGATGGAAACAACAAAGAG GAAGACATTGTAACAGAGTTACACGAAATCTTATCCACCGACTCGGAGGGCTTCCCTCGAAGGGCTGTGATCCGAGtcttcactgactggctgagAGAAGGCCACGCAGAGGTGCTAAAAGACACTGAGCAGTTTGTCTCCCGAGCAATCCAGGCTGTGAACGGTGACTTAGACTGGGAAGTCAAAGTCAGTGGTCTGGAACTGGCTCAAGTGTTTTCTGCCCAGACGCTTAGCCAGCTTGGCCTTGCTGGATGCCCATATTCTGCTGACTTATCCTCTGCCACCCGCTCCGCTCGTCTGAACGAGTCCCTGCAGATATTTCAGCGAGTGAAATTGTTTGAGTTCCTGTTTGGTGCATTGTGCGACTGTGACAGGCCAGTAGCTCAGAAAGCCTGCGAAATTCTCCTGGCCTTGAAAGCTCAGCTCTGTGATGATAGCCCAACAGACAGGCTGGGACCTGGAGGTTTACCTGCAGAAGTGCACAGCCTCGCTCAGTTAGAAACGACTGTGAGGACATGGATGTCCCAGGCCCAGACCAATCCCAGTGGTGATGGCAATGGGGTTAGCTCCCAGGAGCCACACAGTGTCCTGCTGGTTCTGGGAACAGTTGACTTAGAGGGGCTCCGCGCAGCTCTGGATAAGAGTAGTGATCACATTGAGAAGAGCCCCCAGTCCCTCCTGCAGGACATCCTGGCTACTGTGGGGACACTGGAGGAGAATGAAGCTGACTGCTACTGA